The Glycine soja cultivar W05 chromosome 8, ASM419377v2, whole genome shotgun sequence genome has a window encoding:
- the LOC114421028 gene encoding puromycin-sensitive aminopeptidase-like isoform X3, with product MARFVLPSKTLTFSRNTLLGLISPAPNTARRSIRFKHFLASEVNFRKKYCPLYSSLSRVKQVSRRLLCSVATEDSPKQVEESKMETPREIFLKDYKMPDYYFDTVDLKFTLGEEKTIVSSKIAVYPRIEGSTPPLVLDGQDLSLVSIHLNGKALKEEDYHLDARHLTIQSPPSGKYDLEIVTDICPQKNTSLEGLYKSSGNFCTQCEAEGFRKITFFQDRPDIMAKYTVRIEADKSLYPVLLSNGNLAEQGDLEDGRHYAVWEDPFKKPSYLFALVAGQLQSRDDTFVTRSGRKVSLRIWTPADDVPKTAHAMYSLKAAMKWDEDVFGLEYDLDLFNVVAVPDFNMGAMENKSLNIFNSKLVLASPETATDADYAAILGVIGHEYFHNWTGNRVTCRDWFQLSLKEGLTVFRDQEFSSDMGSCTVKRIADVSKLRNYQFPQDAGPMAHPVRPHSYIKMDNFYTVTVYEKGAEVVRMYKTLLGSQGFRKGMDLYFKRHDGQAVTCEDFFAAMRDANDADFANFLLWYSQAGTPVVIVNTSYNPEAHTFSLKFSQDIPPTPGQSVKEPTFIPVAVGLLDSMGKDIPLSTVYHNGTMQSVSSNDQSVCTTVLRVTKKEEEFVFTDIFERPVPSLLRGYSAPIRLESDLTDSDLFFLLANDSDEFNRWEAGQVLARKLMLNLVDDLQRNKPLVLNSNFVQGFKRILCDSSLDKEFVAKAITLPGEGEIMDMMGVADPDAVHTVRTFIRKQLASELRSEFLSTVENNRSSEEYVFNHSNLARRALKNVALAYLGCLEEKEFTDLVLHEYKTATNMTEQFAALAAIAQNPGKTRDDVLDDFYGKWQHDFLVVNKWFALQAMSDIPGNVENVRKLLSHPAFDLRNPNKVYSLIGGFCGSPVNFHAKDGSGYKFLGEIVLQLDKLNPQVASRMVSAFSRWRRYDEDRQKLAKAQLERIMSTNGLSENVFEIASKSLAA from the exons ATGGCTCGGTTCGTTCTTCCATCGAAGACACTGACCTTTTCGAGGAACACTCTTCTGGGTTTGATCTCCCCTGCTCCT AATACAGCAAGAAGGAGCATCAGATTCAAGCATTTCCTTGCTTCAGag GTCAATTTCCGAAAGAAGTATTGCCCATTATATTCTTCACTATCA AGGGTCAAGCAAGTAAGTAGGAGACTACTTTGTTCAGTTGCCACAGAGGATTCACCAAAGCAAGTTGAAGAATCCAAAATGGAGACACCAAGGGAAATATTCTTAAAGGATTACAAGATGCCTGATTACTACTTTGACACT GTAGATCTGAAATTTACCTTGGGAGAGGAGAAGACCATAGTTAGTTCTAAAATTGCTGTGTATCCTCGCATTGAAG GTTCTACTCCCCCACTAGTTTTAGATGGACAGGACTTATCTTTAGTTTCAATTCACCTGAATGGCAAGGCTTTGAAG GAGGAAGATTATCATTTGGATGCACGCCATCTCACAATCCAATCACCTCCTAGTGGTAAATATGATCTTGAAATTGTTACAGATATTTGTCCACAGAAAAACACATCATTAGAG GGACTTTACAAATCATCTGGGAATTTCTGTACTCAATGCGAGGCTGAAGGCTTccgtaaaattacattttttcag GATCGACCTGATATAATGGCAAAATATACAGTTCGCATCGAGGCAGATAAATCACTGTATCCAGTGTTATTGTCTAATGGAAACCTAGCTGAACAAGGTGACTTAGAG GATGGCAGGCATTATGCTGTTTGGGAGGACCCCTTCAAGAAACCTTCTTATCTGTTTGCCTTGGTTGCCGGGCAATTGCAGAGCAGAGATGACACATTTGTTACCCGTTCAGGGAGGAAGGTGTCCCTTAGGATATGGACACCTGCAGATGATGTACCTAAGACTGCACATGCTATGTATTCTCTGAAAGCAGCTATGAAGTGGGATGAAGAT GTTTTTGGACTTGAATATGACCTGGATCTCTTCAATGTTGTTGCTGTCCCAGATTTTAACAT GGGAGCCATGGAAAACAAGAGCTTGAAT ATTTTCAATTCAAAGCTTGTATTGGCCTCTCCAGAAACTGCTACTGATGCAGACTATGCTGCAATATTGGGAGTTATTGGCCATGAG TATTTCCACAACTGGACTGGCAACAG AGTGACATGTCGCGACTGGTTCCAGCTTAGCCTGAAGGAAGGTCTCACTGTTTTTCGTGATCAG GAATTTTCATCTGACATGGGAAGTTGTACTGTAAAGCGGATTGCTGATGTTTCAAAACTTAGAAATTACCAGTTTCCACag GATGCAGGTCCTATGGCCCATCCAGTGCGACCACACTCTTACATCAAG ATGGACAACTTCTACACAG TTACG GTCTACGAAAAG GGGGCTGAAGTTGTGAGAATGTACAAAACCTTGCTAGGAAGTCAAGGGTTCCGAAAA GGCATGGATCTTTATTTTAAGAGACATGATGGCCAAGCTGTAACATGTGAAGATTTTTTTGCCGCCATGCGAGATGCAAATGATGCAGATTTTGCAAATTTCTTGCTatg GTATTCTCAAGCTGGGACCCCTGTTGTCATAGTAAATACTTCTTATAATCCAGAAGCACatactttttctttaaaatttag TCAAGATATACCACCAACCCCAGGGCAATCAGTTAAGGAACCCACATTCATTCCTGTTGCAGTGGGTTTGCTTGATTCCATGGGAAAGGACATTCCTCTTTCAACTGTTTACCATAATGGTACTATGCAATCTGTTTCAAGCAATGATCAATCAGTCTGCACTACAGTCCTTAGAGTGACCAAG AAAGAGGAAGAGTTTGTATTCACCGATATATTTGAAAGGCCTGTTCCTTCTTTGTTAAGAGGATACAGTGCTCCTATTCGTCTGGAATCTGATCTCACTGATAGCGACCTGTTTTTCTTACTAGCCAATGATTCCGATGAATTCAACCG TTGGGAGGCTGGACAAGTTTTGGCACGGAAGTTGATGCTTAACTTAGTGGATGATTTGCAACGTAACAAACCATTGGTTTTAAATTCCAATTTTGTTCAAGGGTTCAAACGTATTTTATGTGACTcaagtctggacaaa GAGTTTGTGGCAAAGGCAATAACTTTGCCTGGTGAGGGAGAAATAATGGATATGATGGGGGTTGCAGATCCTGATGCTGTTCATACTGTTCGGACTTTCATCAGGAAGCAGCTTGCAAGTGAACTGAGATCAGAGTTCCTCAGCACA GTGGAAAATAACAGGAGCTCAGAAGAATATGTCTTCAATCACTCAAACTTGGCCAGGCGTGCTCTGAAGAATGTTGCTCTTG cttATCTTGGATGCCTTGAGGAAAAAGAATTCACCGATCTTGTGTTGCATGAGTATAAAACTGCTACAAATATGACTGAGCAGTTTGCTGCCTTGGCTGCCATAGCTCAGAACCCTGGTAAAACCCGTGATGATGTTCTTGATGACTTTTATGGCAAGTGGCAGCATGATTTCTTG GTGGTGAACAAATGGTTTGCTCTTCAAGCAATGTCTGACATTCCTGGTAATGTTGAGAATGTGCGGAAACTGTTAAGCCACCCAGCATTTGATCTGCGCAATCCCAACAAAGTGTACTCTCTCATTGGAGGTTTCTGTGGGTCTCCGGTGAACTTTCATGCAAAGGATGGGTCAGGCTACAAGTTTTTGGGAGAGATTGTGCTGCAACTTGACAAGCTAAATCCTCAG GTAGCCTCGAGAATGGTGTCAGCCTTCTCAAGATGGAGGCGTTATGATGAAGACAGACAAAAGCTTGCAAAG GCGCAGTTGGAGAGGATCATGTCTACTAATGGACTATCGGAGAATGTGTTTGAGATAGCTTCGAAAAGCTTAGCTGCCTAA
- the LOC114421028 gene encoding puromycin-sensitive aminopeptidase-like isoform X4: METPREIFLKDYKMPDYYFDTVDLKFTLGEEKTIVSSKIAVYPRIEGSTPPLVLDGQDLSLVSIHLNGKALKEEDYHLDARHLTIQSPPSGKYDLEIVTDICPQKNTSLEGLYKSSGNFCTQCEAEGFRKITFFQDRPDIMAKYTVRIEADKSLYPVLLSNGNLAEQGDLEDGRHYAVWEDPFKKPSYLFALVAGQLQSRDDTFVTRSGRKVSLRIWTPADDVPKTAHAMYSLKAAMKWDEDVFGLEYDLDLFNVVAVPDFNMGAMENKSLNIFNSKLVLASPETATDADYAAILGVIGHEYFHNWTGNRVTCRDWFQLSLKEGLTVFRDQEFSSDMGSCTVKRIADVSKLRNYQFPQDAGPMAHPVRPHSYIKMDNFYTVTVYEKGAEVVRMYKTLLGSQGFRKGMDLYFKRHDGQAVTCEDFFAAMRDANDADFANFLLWYSQAGTPVVIVNTSYNPEAHTFSLKFSQDIPPTPGQSVKEPTFIPVAVGLLDSMGKDIPLSTVYHNGTMQSVSSNDQSVCTTVLRVTKKEEEFVFTDIFERPVPSLLRGYSAPIRLESDLTDSDLFFLLANDSDEFNRWEAGQVLARKLMLNLVDDLQRNKPLVLNSNFVQGFKRILCDSSLDKEFVAKAITLPGEGEIMDMMGVADPDAVHTVRTFIRKQLASELRSEFLSTVENNRSSEEYVFNHSNLARRALKNVALAYLGCLEEKEFTDLVLHEYKTATNMTEQFAALAAIAQNPGKTRDDVLDDFYGKWQHDFLVVNKWFALQAMSDIPGNVENVRKLLSHPAFDLRNPNKVYSLIGGFCGSPVNFHAKDGSGYKFLGEIVLQLDKLNPQVASRMVSAFSRWRRYDEDRQKLAKAQLERIMSTNGLSENVFEIASKSLAA, encoded by the exons ATGGAGACACCAAGGGAAATATTCTTAAAGGATTACAAGATGCCTGATTACTACTTTGACACT GTAGATCTGAAATTTACCTTGGGAGAGGAGAAGACCATAGTTAGTTCTAAAATTGCTGTGTATCCTCGCATTGAAG GTTCTACTCCCCCACTAGTTTTAGATGGACAGGACTTATCTTTAGTTTCAATTCACCTGAATGGCAAGGCTTTGAAG GAGGAAGATTATCATTTGGATGCACGCCATCTCACAATCCAATCACCTCCTAGTGGTAAATATGATCTTGAAATTGTTACAGATATTTGTCCACAGAAAAACACATCATTAGAG GGACTTTACAAATCATCTGGGAATTTCTGTACTCAATGCGAGGCTGAAGGCTTccgtaaaattacattttttcag GATCGACCTGATATAATGGCAAAATATACAGTTCGCATCGAGGCAGATAAATCACTGTATCCAGTGTTATTGTCTAATGGAAACCTAGCTGAACAAGGTGACTTAGAG GATGGCAGGCATTATGCTGTTTGGGAGGACCCCTTCAAGAAACCTTCTTATCTGTTTGCCTTGGTTGCCGGGCAATTGCAGAGCAGAGATGACACATTTGTTACCCGTTCAGGGAGGAAGGTGTCCCTTAGGATATGGACACCTGCAGATGATGTACCTAAGACTGCACATGCTATGTATTCTCTGAAAGCAGCTATGAAGTGGGATGAAGAT GTTTTTGGACTTGAATATGACCTGGATCTCTTCAATGTTGTTGCTGTCCCAGATTTTAACAT GGGAGCCATGGAAAACAAGAGCTTGAAT ATTTTCAATTCAAAGCTTGTATTGGCCTCTCCAGAAACTGCTACTGATGCAGACTATGCTGCAATATTGGGAGTTATTGGCCATGAG TATTTCCACAACTGGACTGGCAACAG AGTGACATGTCGCGACTGGTTCCAGCTTAGCCTGAAGGAAGGTCTCACTGTTTTTCGTGATCAG GAATTTTCATCTGACATGGGAAGTTGTACTGTAAAGCGGATTGCTGATGTTTCAAAACTTAGAAATTACCAGTTTCCACag GATGCAGGTCCTATGGCCCATCCAGTGCGACCACACTCTTACATCAAG ATGGACAACTTCTACACAG TTACG GTCTACGAAAAG GGGGCTGAAGTTGTGAGAATGTACAAAACCTTGCTAGGAAGTCAAGGGTTCCGAAAA GGCATGGATCTTTATTTTAAGAGACATGATGGCCAAGCTGTAACATGTGAAGATTTTTTTGCCGCCATGCGAGATGCAAATGATGCAGATTTTGCAAATTTCTTGCTatg GTATTCTCAAGCTGGGACCCCTGTTGTCATAGTAAATACTTCTTATAATCCAGAAGCACatactttttctttaaaatttag TCAAGATATACCACCAACCCCAGGGCAATCAGTTAAGGAACCCACATTCATTCCTGTTGCAGTGGGTTTGCTTGATTCCATGGGAAAGGACATTCCTCTTTCAACTGTTTACCATAATGGTACTATGCAATCTGTTTCAAGCAATGATCAATCAGTCTGCACTACAGTCCTTAGAGTGACCAAG AAAGAGGAAGAGTTTGTATTCACCGATATATTTGAAAGGCCTGTTCCTTCTTTGTTAAGAGGATACAGTGCTCCTATTCGTCTGGAATCTGATCTCACTGATAGCGACCTGTTTTTCTTACTAGCCAATGATTCCGATGAATTCAACCG TTGGGAGGCTGGACAAGTTTTGGCACGGAAGTTGATGCTTAACTTAGTGGATGATTTGCAACGTAACAAACCATTGGTTTTAAATTCCAATTTTGTTCAAGGGTTCAAACGTATTTTATGTGACTcaagtctggacaaa GAGTTTGTGGCAAAGGCAATAACTTTGCCTGGTGAGGGAGAAATAATGGATATGATGGGGGTTGCAGATCCTGATGCTGTTCATACTGTTCGGACTTTCATCAGGAAGCAGCTTGCAAGTGAACTGAGATCAGAGTTCCTCAGCACA GTGGAAAATAACAGGAGCTCAGAAGAATATGTCTTCAATCACTCAAACTTGGCCAGGCGTGCTCTGAAGAATGTTGCTCTTG cttATCTTGGATGCCTTGAGGAAAAAGAATTCACCGATCTTGTGTTGCATGAGTATAAAACTGCTACAAATATGACTGAGCAGTTTGCTGCCTTGGCTGCCATAGCTCAGAACCCTGGTAAAACCCGTGATGATGTTCTTGATGACTTTTATGGCAAGTGGCAGCATGATTTCTTG GTGGTGAACAAATGGTTTGCTCTTCAAGCAATGTCTGACATTCCTGGTAATGTTGAGAATGTGCGGAAACTGTTAAGCCACCCAGCATTTGATCTGCGCAATCCCAACAAAGTGTACTCTCTCATTGGAGGTTTCTGTGGGTCTCCGGTGAACTTTCATGCAAAGGATGGGTCAGGCTACAAGTTTTTGGGAGAGATTGTGCTGCAACTTGACAAGCTAAATCCTCAG GTAGCCTCGAGAATGGTGTCAGCCTTCTCAAGATGGAGGCGTTATGATGAAGACAGACAAAAGCTTGCAAAG GCGCAGTTGGAGAGGATCATGTCTACTAATGGACTATCGGAGAATGTGTTTGAGATAGCTTCGAAAAGCTTAGCTGCCTAA
- the LOC114421028 gene encoding puromycin-sensitive aminopeptidase-like isoform X2, giving the protein MARFVLPSKTLTFSRNTLLGLISPAPVNCSVCYFQNTARRSIRFKHFLASEVNFRKKYCPLYSSLSRVKQVSRRLLCSVATEDSPKQVEESKMETPREIFLKDYKMPDYYFDTVDLKFTLGEEKTIVSSKIAVYPRIEGSTPPLVLDGQDLSLVSIHLNGKALKEEDYHLDARHLTIQSPPSGKYDLEIVTDICPQKNTSLEGLYKSSGNFCTQCEAEGFRKITFFQDRPDIMAKYTVRIEADKSLYPVLLSNGNLAEQGDLEDGRHYAVWEDPFKKPSYLFALVAGQLQSRDDTFVTRSGRKVSLRIWTPADDVPKTAHAMYSLKAAMKWDEDVFGLEYDLDLFNVVAVPDFNMGAMENKSLNIFNSKLVLASPETATDADYAAILGVIGHEYFHNWTGNRVTCRDWFQLSLKEGLTVFRDQEFSSDMGSCTVKRIADVSKLRNYQFPQDAGPMAHPVRPHSYIKMDNFYTVTVYEKGAEVVRMYKTLLGSQGFRKGMDLYFKRHDGQAVTCEDFFAAMRDANDADFANFLLWYSQAGTPVVIVNTSYNPEAHTFSLKFSQDIPPTPGQSVKEPTFIPVAVGLLDSMGKDIPLSTVYHNGTMQSVSSNDQSVCTTVLRVTKKEEEFVFTDIFERPVPSLLRGYSAPIRLESDLTDSDLFFLLANDSDEFNRWEAGQVLARKLMLNLVDDLQRNKPLVLNSNFVQGFKRILCDSSLDKEFVAKAITLPGEGEIMDMMGVADPDAVHTVRTFIRKQLASELRSEFLSTVENNRSSEEYVFNHSNLARRALKNVALAYLGCLEEKEFTDLVLHEYKTATNMTEQFAALAAIAQNPGKTRDDVLDDFYGKWQHDFLVVNKWFALQAMSDIPGNVENVRKLLSHPAFDLRNPNKVYSLIGGFCGSPVNFHAKDGSGYKFLGEIVLQLDKLNPQVASRMVSAFSRWRRYDEDRQKLAKAQLERIMSTNGLSENVFEIASKSLAA; this is encoded by the exons ATGGCTCGGTTCGTTCTTCCATCGAAGACACTGACCTTTTCGAGGAACACTCTTCTGGGTTTGATCTCCCCTGCTCCT GTTAATTGCAGTGTTTGTTATTTTCAGAATACAGCAAGAAGGAGCATCAGATTCAAGCATTTCCTTGCTTCAGag GTCAATTTCCGAAAGAAGTATTGCCCATTATATTCTTCACTATCA AGGGTCAAGCAAGTAAGTAGGAGACTACTTTGTTCAGTTGCCACAGAGGATTCACCAAAGCAAGTTGAAGAATCCAAAATGGAGACACCAAGGGAAATATTCTTAAAGGATTACAAGATGCCTGATTACTACTTTGACACT GTAGATCTGAAATTTACCTTGGGAGAGGAGAAGACCATAGTTAGTTCTAAAATTGCTGTGTATCCTCGCATTGAAG GTTCTACTCCCCCACTAGTTTTAGATGGACAGGACTTATCTTTAGTTTCAATTCACCTGAATGGCAAGGCTTTGAAG GAGGAAGATTATCATTTGGATGCACGCCATCTCACAATCCAATCACCTCCTAGTGGTAAATATGATCTTGAAATTGTTACAGATATTTGTCCACAGAAAAACACATCATTAGAG GGACTTTACAAATCATCTGGGAATTTCTGTACTCAATGCGAGGCTGAAGGCTTccgtaaaattacattttttcag GATCGACCTGATATAATGGCAAAATATACAGTTCGCATCGAGGCAGATAAATCACTGTATCCAGTGTTATTGTCTAATGGAAACCTAGCTGAACAAGGTGACTTAGAG GATGGCAGGCATTATGCTGTTTGGGAGGACCCCTTCAAGAAACCTTCTTATCTGTTTGCCTTGGTTGCCGGGCAATTGCAGAGCAGAGATGACACATTTGTTACCCGTTCAGGGAGGAAGGTGTCCCTTAGGATATGGACACCTGCAGATGATGTACCTAAGACTGCACATGCTATGTATTCTCTGAAAGCAGCTATGAAGTGGGATGAAGAT GTTTTTGGACTTGAATATGACCTGGATCTCTTCAATGTTGTTGCTGTCCCAGATTTTAACAT GGGAGCCATGGAAAACAAGAGCTTGAAT ATTTTCAATTCAAAGCTTGTATTGGCCTCTCCAGAAACTGCTACTGATGCAGACTATGCTGCAATATTGGGAGTTATTGGCCATGAG TATTTCCACAACTGGACTGGCAACAG AGTGACATGTCGCGACTGGTTCCAGCTTAGCCTGAAGGAAGGTCTCACTGTTTTTCGTGATCAG GAATTTTCATCTGACATGGGAAGTTGTACTGTAAAGCGGATTGCTGATGTTTCAAAACTTAGAAATTACCAGTTTCCACag GATGCAGGTCCTATGGCCCATCCAGTGCGACCACACTCTTACATCAAG ATGGACAACTTCTACACAG TTACG GTCTACGAAAAG GGGGCTGAAGTTGTGAGAATGTACAAAACCTTGCTAGGAAGTCAAGGGTTCCGAAAA GGCATGGATCTTTATTTTAAGAGACATGATGGCCAAGCTGTAACATGTGAAGATTTTTTTGCCGCCATGCGAGATGCAAATGATGCAGATTTTGCAAATTTCTTGCTatg GTATTCTCAAGCTGGGACCCCTGTTGTCATAGTAAATACTTCTTATAATCCAGAAGCACatactttttctttaaaatttag TCAAGATATACCACCAACCCCAGGGCAATCAGTTAAGGAACCCACATTCATTCCTGTTGCAGTGGGTTTGCTTGATTCCATGGGAAAGGACATTCCTCTTTCAACTGTTTACCATAATGGTACTATGCAATCTGTTTCAAGCAATGATCAATCAGTCTGCACTACAGTCCTTAGAGTGACCAAG AAAGAGGAAGAGTTTGTATTCACCGATATATTTGAAAGGCCTGTTCCTTCTTTGTTAAGAGGATACAGTGCTCCTATTCGTCTGGAATCTGATCTCACTGATAGCGACCTGTTTTTCTTACTAGCCAATGATTCCGATGAATTCAACCG TTGGGAGGCTGGACAAGTTTTGGCACGGAAGTTGATGCTTAACTTAGTGGATGATTTGCAACGTAACAAACCATTGGTTTTAAATTCCAATTTTGTTCAAGGGTTCAAACGTATTTTATGTGACTcaagtctggacaaa GAGTTTGTGGCAAAGGCAATAACTTTGCCTGGTGAGGGAGAAATAATGGATATGATGGGGGTTGCAGATCCTGATGCTGTTCATACTGTTCGGACTTTCATCAGGAAGCAGCTTGCAAGTGAACTGAGATCAGAGTTCCTCAGCACA GTGGAAAATAACAGGAGCTCAGAAGAATATGTCTTCAATCACTCAAACTTGGCCAGGCGTGCTCTGAAGAATGTTGCTCTTG cttATCTTGGATGCCTTGAGGAAAAAGAATTCACCGATCTTGTGTTGCATGAGTATAAAACTGCTACAAATATGACTGAGCAGTTTGCTGCCTTGGCTGCCATAGCTCAGAACCCTGGTAAAACCCGTGATGATGTTCTTGATGACTTTTATGGCAAGTGGCAGCATGATTTCTTG GTGGTGAACAAATGGTTTGCTCTTCAAGCAATGTCTGACATTCCTGGTAATGTTGAGAATGTGCGGAAACTGTTAAGCCACCCAGCATTTGATCTGCGCAATCCCAACAAAGTGTACTCTCTCATTGGAGGTTTCTGTGGGTCTCCGGTGAACTTTCATGCAAAGGATGGGTCAGGCTACAAGTTTTTGGGAGAGATTGTGCTGCAACTTGACAAGCTAAATCCTCAG GTAGCCTCGAGAATGGTGTCAGCCTTCTCAAGATGGAGGCGTTATGATGAAGACAGACAAAAGCTTGCAAAG GCGCAGTTGGAGAGGATCATGTCTACTAATGGACTATCGGAGAATGTGTTTGAGATAGCTTCGAAAAGCTTAGCTGCCTAA